Below is a window of Halolamina sp. CBA1230 DNA.
CGCGGGCTGCTCCGGCGGTAGCTACCCCGCCGACTCGATCTCGGACTCGATCACGTCGACGTCGCCGTCGACGGTCAGCCGCAGCCGTTCGTCCCCGACCCGACAGCTGACTTCGACGCGCCAGGGGTCCTGTGAGAGCACGCGGTCCTCGGCGTACTGGCAGATCGACCACGGGTGACGATCGAAGATCTCGATATCGTGGTCGTGGAAGAAGCTGACCACCGCCGGCTCGATGTTCAGCGCGAACGGGACGCCACAGTGCATCGACCAGCTACACCGCCGGCAGCGGAATCGGGCGACCGAGGCGTAGACGCGCTCGTTGAACTCCTCGAGCTTCCCGCCGTCCTCGGCGAGTCGGCTCTCGACCTCGCCGGCGCAGTACGGGCAGATCCCCTGCCGCATCGCCGCCTGGTCCCGTAGGATGTACGCCCCGCCGGCCGCGAGCAGCGACTCGGGCCGGTTGCGGTCGAAGCTCGCGGGCGGGATCGGGTACCTGATGACGAGGTTCTCACACGCGCGACAGCCCAGGTGGAACTGACTGTCCGCGTACCACGCTGCCGCGTCCGCGCCGCAGTACGGGCAGCGCTCCCCGTCGACGGGGACGGGATCGGTGTCGCCGTCCTCGGCGTACGCGCCGGAGACGATCGATTGGTAGATGTTGTTCCCCGACGGCTCGAGCTCGTACCCGTCCTCGCGTTTGGCGACGAGCCGATCGGTCAGCTTCGTGAGATGGTAGTTGAAGCGGCCGTTGTCCTCGACGCCGACACGGCGCTGGAGGTCGGTGAAGGAGAGCGGCGCGTCGTCCTCGGCCATCGCCTCGCCCAGCGTCCGCAGGATGTCGAGTCGGACCTCGTTCGACAACAGGTCGAACGTCTCGATCGGTCCGTCGAGGTCGCCGCTCATTCGTTGGATCGCTACACCGTGATGGTTTATATCTTCTGTTATCTGTTACGTTTCTAAAATAACACGGACGCGTGAGTATCGCCGCAGGCGGGTACGTCGGGCGATTTTTCTCGGCCGGTGTAGTGAAACGCAGTTCACCGAGCGCTTTTGATCGGTGATACCGAACGGGGAGACGCGTGCGTGAGGGATCTGCCTCTGACAGATCACCACCCCTCTCCGCACGAGGCGAGCCCCTCGCCACCTTCCGGTGAGGGGCCAGTACTCACTAGCTTTACCAGAGGGCAAACGCCCCTCTGGGTTGGGCAACGGTCAGCTTGCCCTGAAGTCGGGGACGTTGAACGTGAGCGACGTGTCCAACGTCCACTCCAGTCTGGAGTTCGAACGGGAGTCCACCGACAAGCCCACCCCTTCAGGGGTGGGTCGCTGACGGGAACGTTTTACCCCACGCCGGCGTAATCGCCGCCATGGATCGACTCCAGTTCGAACGCCGGCGCCACTCCGGAGGGCGAGCGTGAGCGGCAGCCACGCCGGCCGCGGGAAACCGAGCCGCTACGCGTTCTCGACCCGCGAGCTGGCGTTCGAGGGTCGTCGCGGCCACCTGTTCACCCCCGACCGGCCCGCCGACGCCCCCGTGGTCGTCCTCGCCCCCGGCGCAGGGCTGTCGTGGCGTCCGGCGCTCGAACCAACCGCCGAGCGACTCGCGGCGCGGGGGTACGCAGTGCTCGCGTTCGACCACCGCGGCTTCGGCGCCGTCGGCGAGGATCGCCTCCTCTCCCCGACCCGCCAACGCGCGGATCTCGACGCTGCGATCGAGGCTGCGCGGGACGCCCCGGAAGTGGACGGCGACCGCCTCGCACTCTGGGGGATGGATCTCTCGGCGGGCACGGCGTTGTCGGCCGCCGCGGACTCGTTCGGCGTCGACGCCGTGATCGCCCGGTTCCCCGTGCTCGCGGGGTCGGGGCTGCTCCCTTCGTGGGTCCGCCCTCGACTCCGCGGACTGGCTCGCGGTGTCGCGGACTACCCCGCCTCGGCGCTGGGTCGGCTCCGCGGCGTCGACGCCGACGAGCGCGGGATGCGTGTGCCGCTGTTCGGCGACGCCGGCGAGGTGGCGGCGGTCGCCGCGTCCGGCGTCTCGTGGAGCGTGCGCGACCTGCTCGGGCGCGAGCCCGGAACCACGCCCGCGCGCTCGCTCATGAAGCTCCAGCGTCACGACTTGCGGGCGGCGGTGGCGGAGGTGAACTGTCAGACGCTGTTCGTCGCCGGCGAGCACGACACGGTCGTGCCGCCGGCGTCGGTTGTCGAAGCGAGCGAGCGGGTTCGGGACGCCTCGCTGGTCCGGGTGCCGGTGTCGCACTACGCGGCTCTGGAAGGGCCGGAGCTGGATCGCGTGCTGAACCACGAGCTGGCGTTCCTGGACGCGGAGCTGTAGGGATTCTCGCGATTCGGTGGAACAGTTCCTCGGGATCGGGGTTGGATTTTCGGAGGGTTTCTTTCGGGAACAGCAACAGCATCTCGTTCGTAGACCACTTGCGACCGCACCGCCCGGTACGGCCCACACACCTCCCCAACCGATTCGCTCCTTCGCTACGCTCAGTCGCTCATCCCTCGCGCTAGCTCGTCCACGGAGGGACTCGCGATACGCGCCGACAGCCACGGCGGTGCGGTGGCGGTGCGGTGGCGGTGGACACCTCGCGGGCGCGACGGTCGCGCCCGCGGGGGGAGGGGTGGGGACTCGGCGCTGCGCCGTTGACGAGAGCCGCAGGCTCTCGTCTGCCAATCAGAAATCTCCGATTTCTGATGACGGACCTCGTGCCCGGCGCACTGCGGTCGCAAGTGGCCATCGAGATGCTGTCGCTGTCGCAGTTGCGGTAGTCAACACTACGTCGTCGCGGTTGCGGTAGTCGACATCACGCCGTCGCGGTAGTCGGCGACCGATCACCCTCCTTCCAACTACCGACACTCCACACACCATCCACCGTTCACTCAACGAGCGACCCAACAGCACACAAAGCACTTGTAGGGCTCACGAGACGTTCCAGCCATGGACAGCCAACGAGCCCTCGCCGGCGGCGCCGTCGTGGTCGTCGCCGTCGCCCTCCTCTCGGCCGCCGTGGTCCCCGGCGCGGTCGCACCCCCAGACGACGGCCCGCTCCGTCCCGGACCGGTGCACGTCGTCGACGCGGACATCGCGACCGGAGAGATCACGGGCCAGACCGCCGAGCTAGAACTGTTCGCGACGCTCGCCCACCGCGGTAACCCCGCCGAGAACGTGACCGTGCGGTTCGAGGCGACCGACGCCGAGTCCGGCCTGCTCGAGGCCGCCGAGGAGGTCAGCGTCGGCGA
It encodes the following:
- a CDS encoding helix-turn-helix domain-containing protein, which translates into the protein MSGDLDGPIETFDLLSNEVRLDILRTLGEAMAEDDAPLSFTDLQRRVGVEDNGRFNYHLTKLTDRLVAKREDGYELEPSGNNIYQSIVSGAYAEDGDTDPVPVDGERCPYCGADAAAWYADSQFHLGCRACENLVIRYPIPPASFDRNRPESLLAAGGAYILRDQAAMRQGICPYCAGEVESRLAEDGGKLEEFNERVYASVARFRCRRCSWSMHCGVPFALNIEPAVVSFFHDHDIEIFDRHPWSICQYAEDRVLSQDPWRVEVSCRVGDERLRLTVDGDVDVIESEIESAG
- a CDS encoding alpha/beta hydrolase, with amino-acid sequence MSGSHAGRGKPSRYAFSTRELAFEGRRGHLFTPDRPADAPVVVLAPGAGLSWRPALEPTAERLAARGYAVLAFDHRGFGAVGEDRLLSPTRQRADLDAAIEAARDAPEVDGDRLALWGMDLSAGTALSAAADSFGVDAVIARFPVLAGSGLLPSWVRPRLRGLARGVADYPASALGRLRGVDADERGMRVPLFGDAGEVAAVAASGVSWSVRDLLGREPGTTPARSLMKLQRHDLRAAVAEVNCQTLFVAGEHDTVVPPASVVEASERVRDASLVRVPVSHYAALEGPELDRVLNHELAFLDAEL